In Thioalkalivibrio paradoxus ARh 1, the following are encoded in one genomic region:
- a CDS encoding AbrB family transcriptional regulator: MRRKSLLGPLAPLTDDVGGPLQATAARTLAGLGIGIAGGAVFAFAGAPLAWMLGALIAVTVASLGGARLAVPAPLRTVMVAVLGVMLGSAFTPEIADQIAAWSGVVLVLLGFLVVTMALAVAFLRYGFGIDRVTAYFSGAPGGITEMTLAGESHGADTRVIALMHATRIVVIVAVIPFQFRVLGGLDVPTLPPAAASLLETPLVDGLLMAGCAVIGYMAARFLRFPAAALVGPMALSAGVHMAGWTAATPPFELIAAAQVVVGTALGARFAGVSVRRVWPYLLVGSGSAVIMMVLSWLAAIVFAERVGVEPAGLLLALVPGGLVEMGLIALSLGIDTAMVSTLQVLRITVIMLAAPAVFLVLDRYLVHRWRNGPR; the protein is encoded by the coding sequence ATGCGCAGGAAGAGCCTGCTCGGTCCCCTCGCCCCGCTCACCGACGACGTCGGCGGCCCGCTGCAGGCCACCGCTGCCCGCACCCTGGCCGGCCTGGGGATCGGCATCGCGGGAGGTGCGGTGTTCGCGTTCGCCGGCGCACCGCTGGCCTGGATGCTCGGCGCGCTGATCGCGGTCACGGTCGCGAGCCTCGGCGGCGCCCGGCTCGCCGTTCCGGCGCCGCTGCGCACGGTCATGGTCGCGGTGCTCGGGGTCATGCTCGGTTCCGCGTTCACCCCGGAGATTGCCGACCAGATCGCTGCGTGGAGCGGCGTGGTGCTGGTGCTGCTCGGCTTTCTGGTCGTCACGATGGCGCTGGCCGTGGCTTTTCTTCGCTATGGTTTCGGAATCGACCGGGTCACCGCGTACTTCTCCGGCGCACCGGGCGGGATTACCGAAATGACCCTGGCCGGCGAATCCCACGGCGCCGACACCCGCGTCATCGCGCTGATGCACGCAACCCGGATCGTGGTCATCGTCGCGGTGATCCCGTTCCAGTTCCGTGTCCTCGGAGGACTGGACGTCCCCACCCTGCCCCCGGCCGCGGCCAGCCTGCTGGAGACACCGCTGGTCGATGGCCTGCTGATGGCCGGCTGCGCGGTGATCGGGTACATGGCGGCCCGATTCCTGCGGTTTCCCGCTGCGGCGCTGGTCGGGCCGATGGCGCTCAGCGCCGGCGTGCACATGGCCGGCTGGACCGCGGCAACGCCCCCGTTCGAACTGATCGCCGCGGCGCAGGTGGTCGTGGGCACCGCTCTGGGCGCCCGCTTTGCGGGCGTATCGGTGCGGCGGGTCTGGCCCTACTTGCTGGTCGGCAGCGGATCCGCTGTGATCATGATGGTGCTGTCGTGGCTGGCCGCGATCGTGTTCGCGGAACGCGTGGGCGTGGAACCGGCCGGCCTGCTGCTGGCCCTGGTGCCGGGAGGGCTGGTCGAGATGGGACTGATCGCGCTGTCGCTGGGCATCGACACGGCCATGGTCTCGACGCTGCAGGTGTTGCGGATCACCGTGATCATGCTCGCCGCTCCCGCGGTGTTCCTCGTCCTCGACCGGTACCTCGTTCACCGCTGGCGCAACGGCCCCCGGTGA
- a CDS encoding DUF2237 family protein, which produces MDGGPPGRDPALNVLGQPLAPCSTGAPVTGYYRDGDCATGPDDLGRHVVCARVTAEFLEFSKHRGNDLSTPVPEFGFPGLKPGDRWCLCAARWKEALDAGAAPRVVLMATHRNALEIVELDDLKRHAIDLS; this is translated from the coding sequence ATGGACGGCGGACCACCCGGCAGAGACCCGGCTCTGAACGTGCTCGGCCAGCCCCTGGCGCCCTGTTCAACGGGCGCACCGGTGACCGGCTATTACCGCGACGGCGATTGCGCCACCGGCCCGGACGATCTCGGGCGTCATGTGGTGTGCGCGCGCGTCACCGCCGAGTTCCTGGAGTTCTCGAAACACCGCGGCAACGACCTGTCGACGCCCGTGCCGGAATTCGGTTTCCCCGGCCTGAAACCCGGCGACCGCTGGTGCCTGTGTGCCGCACGCTGGAAGGAAGCACTGGACGCCGGCGCCGCACCGCGCGTCGTGCTGATGGCCACCCACCGCAACGCCCTGGAGATCGTCGAGCTCGACGATCTGAAACGCCACGCCATCGACCTTTCCTGA
- a CDS encoding NAD-dependent malic enzyme gives MPQQTTGGVLPGPLPEWFPRGLALLRDPALNKGSAFSEREREVLGLRGLLPPHVSTQEQQVDRVLENFRRLDSPLERYIMLESLHDRNEALYFRVIMEHPDETMPVIYTPTVGVACQQYGHIFRSPRGLYVSAQDRGRVAEVMRNWPYRDVRIIVITDGERILGLGDLGASGMGIPTGKLALYTACAGVHPRRCLPVMLDVGTNNASLLEDPLYLGLRQRRLTGAAYNDLMAEFIAAGQEVFPGVVIQFEDFASHNAFRLLRAYRERICCFNDDIQGTAAVTLAGVLSALRVTARPLSEQTFLFLGAGEAATGIADLLVSAMVADGLDEAAARGRCWMFDSKGLVVRERGNLAEHKRPYAHAHAPVSDFAAAVEALRPTAIIGVGAVAQAFTREVITAMARINERPIVFALSNPTSKAECTAEQAYAWSEGRALFASGSPFDPVVLDGQRFVPRQGNNSYIFPGLGLGLIAVQALRATDAMFMAAARALADSVQPADLEQGSLFPALSRVRDVSVGIAAEVARVAFAEGLAGIDRPQDLTAFVREQMYEPRYVSYVD, from the coding sequence ATGCCGCAGCAGACGACCGGTGGGGTGCTGCCGGGGCCGCTACCCGAATGGTTCCCTCGGGGCCTTGCCCTGCTGCGGGATCCCGCGCTGAACAAGGGCTCCGCCTTCAGCGAGCGCGAACGCGAGGTGCTGGGCCTGCGTGGCCTGCTGCCGCCGCACGTGTCGACCCAGGAGCAGCAGGTCGACCGTGTGCTGGAGAATTTCCGGCGGCTCGATTCCCCGCTCGAGCGCTACATCATGCTCGAGAGCCTGCACGACCGGAACGAGGCCCTGTACTTCCGGGTCATCATGGAGCATCCGGACGAGACCATGCCGGTGATCTACACGCCGACGGTTGGGGTCGCCTGCCAGCAATACGGTCACATCTTCCGCAGCCCGCGTGGGCTCTATGTCTCCGCGCAGGATCGCGGGCGCGTGGCCGAGGTGATGCGCAACTGGCCGTACCGGGACGTGCGCATCATCGTGATCACCGATGGCGAACGCATCCTGGGTCTCGGCGATCTGGGGGCAAGCGGCATGGGCATCCCGACCGGCAAGCTGGCGCTGTACACCGCCTGCGCAGGGGTGCATCCGCGACGCTGTCTGCCGGTGATGCTCGATGTCGGCACCAACAACGCGTCGCTGCTCGAGGATCCGCTCTACCTCGGGCTGCGGCAGCGGCGTCTCACCGGCGCGGCCTACAACGATCTGATGGCCGAGTTCATTGCGGCCGGTCAGGAGGTGTTCCCGGGCGTCGTGATCCAGTTCGAGGATTTCGCGAGCCACAATGCCTTCCGTCTGCTGCGCGCGTATCGGGAACGCATCTGCTGTTTCAACGACGATATCCAGGGCACCGCGGCGGTGACGCTGGCCGGGGTTCTGTCGGCGCTGCGGGTTACCGCTCGGCCGCTCTCTGAGCAGACCTTCCTGTTCCTGGGCGCGGGTGAGGCCGCGACCGGGATCGCGGACCTGTTGGTGTCCGCGATGGTCGCGGACGGTCTCGACGAGGCGGCCGCGCGCGGGCGCTGCTGGATGTTCGACTCGAAGGGCCTGGTCGTGCGCGAGCGCGGCAACCTGGCCGAGCACAAGCGGCCGTACGCCCACGCCCATGCTCCGGTGAGCGATTTTGCGGCGGCGGTCGAGGCGCTGCGGCCGACCGCGATCATCGGCGTCGGGGCGGTGGCGCAGGCGTTCACCCGCGAGGTGATCACGGCGATGGCGCGGATCAACGAGCGTCCGATCGTGTTCGCACTCTCCAACCCGACCTCGAAAGCCGAGTGCACGGCCGAGCAGGCCTATGCCTGGTCCGAGGGTCGGGCGCTGTTTGCGTCCGGCAGCCCCTTCGATCCCGTGGTCCTCGATGGCCAGCGTTTCGTGCCCCGCCAGGGGAACAACTCCTACATCTTCCCGGGGCTGGGGCTGGGGTTGATCGCGGTGCAGGCCCTGCGCGCCACCGACGCGATGTTCATGGCGGCTGCGCGTGCGCTGGCGGACAGCGTGCAGCCCGCCGACCTCGAGCAGGGAAGCCTGTTCCCGGCGCTTTCGCGGGTGCGCGATGTCTCGGTCGGCATTGCGGCCGAGGTGGCCCGGGTCGCGTTCGCAGAAGGTCTGGCCGGCATCGACCGCCCGCAGGATCTGACGGCGTTCGTGCGGGAACAGATGTACGAACCGCGCTACGTCAGCTACGTGGACTGA
- the hflK gene encoding FtsH protease activity modulator HflK, translating into MPWNEPGNNQRDPWSGGPRGGGGGGGGGQRPPDLEEMMRKLSQQLSSIFGGGGSGGSDGSDGGGGMGRHSKAVASLAVIIAVVVWLASGFYIVSEGDRGIVFRFGAFQKESMPGPHWHLPYPIERVEIENVDNIRTLQNRALMLTADENIIDVDIAVQYRVKDLRDFKFNVRNPDATVQQAMESAIRERVGKHNLDYILGEGRGEIALSARETLQQALDSYGPPGSQGAGIIITATSMQQAQPPEPVQESFADAIRAREDEARFRNEAEAYANGLIPRARGQAARVFEEAEAYRDQVIARAEGDAARFTQLLAEYQVAPSVTRDRLYLEMVEAVFQGSNKVLLDIGSSHNLTLLPLDQLLKGTAPGTAPADAPQPLDTTRGVFSPSVPGTTVDRMGTARPDPRAREVR; encoded by the coding sequence ATGCCCTGGAACGAGCCAGGAAACAATCAGCGCGACCCCTGGAGTGGTGGGCCGCGCGGTGGCGGTGGTGGCGGTGGCGGCGGTCAGCGGCCACCCGATCTAGAAGAAATGATGCGCAAGCTTTCCCAGCAGTTGAGCAGTATCTTCGGCGGCGGGGGAAGCGGCGGGTCGGACGGCTCCGACGGCGGTGGCGGCATGGGGCGCCATTCCAAGGCCGTCGCCAGTCTGGCGGTGATCATTGCGGTCGTGGTGTGGCTGGCGTCGGGTTTCTACATCGTCAGCGAGGGCGATCGCGGAATCGTCTTCCGTTTCGGTGCCTTCCAGAAGGAATCGATGCCTGGGCCGCACTGGCACCTGCCGTATCCGATCGAGCGCGTGGAAATCGAGAACGTCGACAACATCCGCACGCTGCAAAACCGCGCGCTGATGCTGACGGCGGACGAGAACATCATCGACGTCGATATCGCGGTGCAGTACCGCGTGAAGGATCTGCGTGACTTCAAGTTCAACGTCCGCAACCCGGATGCCACCGTGCAGCAGGCGATGGAATCGGCGATCCGCGAGCGCGTCGGCAAGCACAACCTGGACTACATCCTGGGTGAGGGTCGTGGCGAGATCGCGCTGAGCGCCCGCGAGACCTTGCAGCAGGCGCTGGACTCCTACGGGCCTCCGGGTTCGCAGGGCGCCGGTATCATCATCACGGCGACGTCGATGCAGCAGGCGCAGCCGCCCGAGCCGGTGCAGGAGTCCTTTGCCGACGCGATCCGTGCGCGCGAGGATGAAGCCCGGTTCCGCAACGAGGCCGAGGCCTACGCGAACGGCTTGATCCCGCGTGCCCGAGGGCAAGCGGCGCGGGTGTTCGAAGAGGCCGAGGCCTACCGTGACCAGGTGATCGCGAGGGCCGAGGGTGATGCCGCGCGCTTCACCCAGTTGCTGGCCGAGTACCAGGTCGCGCCGAGCGTGACCCGCGACCGCCTGTACCTGGAGATGGTCGAGGCGGTGTTCCAGGGATCGAACAAGGTGCTGCTGGATATCGGCTCCAGCCACAACCTGACGCTTCTGCCGCTGGATCAGTTGCTGAAGGGCACCGCTCCCGGCACCGCGCCGGCCGACGCTCCGCAGCCGCTGGATACGACGCGCGGTGTGTTCAGCCCCAGCGTGCCGGGCACCACGGTCGATCGCATGGGTACCGCCCGTCCTGATCCGCGTGCTCGGGAGGTGCGCTGA
- the hflC gene encoding protease modulator HflC: MFRIAAIAAVVAVIVVALSTYTVDERERVILFSLGEVRKLDLEPGLHFKFPLINNVRTFEKRIMTLNIPPDRFLTSEAKNVIVDFYAKWQIQDTGQFYRATRGDERNAEERLAQILRDGMRNEFARYELAEVVSGERTTIMGAVRDVARGTARELGVNLVDVRIRRIDLPDEVSESVYDRMRAERQRVAQDFRARGQEEAERIRSRADRDRTVILANAYRESEEIRGAGDARATEILGGAFGADEDFFRFYRSLLAYRSSLTGDRNTFVLEPSSEFFRYFQDPLGSRDRAPLQP; this comes from the coding sequence ATGTTTCGCATAGCAGCAATAGCCGCGGTCGTCGCGGTGATCGTAGTCGCCTTGTCCACCTACACCGTCGACGAGCGCGAGCGGGTGATCCTGTTCTCGCTGGGTGAGGTGCGCAAGCTCGACCTGGAGCCGGGGCTGCACTTCAAGTTCCCGCTGATCAACAACGTGCGCACCTTCGAGAAGCGCATCATGACGCTGAATATCCCGCCCGACCGGTTCCTGACCAGCGAGGCGAAGAACGTCATCGTCGACTTCTACGCCAAGTGGCAGATTCAGGACACCGGCCAGTTCTACCGGGCCACGCGCGGCGACGAGCGCAACGCCGAGGAACGGCTGGCGCAGATCCTGCGTGACGGGATGCGCAACGAGTTCGCGCGTTACGAGCTGGCCGAGGTGGTCTCCGGTGAGCGCACGACCATCATGGGCGCGGTGCGTGACGTGGCCCGGGGAACCGCGCGCGAACTCGGCGTGAACCTGGTCGACGTCCGCATTCGGCGCATCGACCTCCCGGACGAGGTTTCGGAATCGGTGTATGATCGCATGCGCGCCGAGCGGCAACGCGTGGCCCAGGACTTCCGCGCACGTGGTCAGGAAGAGGCCGAGCGCATCCGGTCCCGGGCCGACCGCGACCGGACGGTCATCCTGGCGAATGCCTATCGGGAATCCGAAGAGATCCGGGGTGCCGGCGATGCGCGGGCTACGGAAATCCTGGGCGGGGCGTTCGGAGCGGACGAGGACTTCTTCCGGTTCTACCGGAGCCTGCTCGCTTACCGCAGTTCGCTGACCGGCGATCGCAACACCTTCGTGCTGGAACCGTCGTCGGAGTTCTTCCGCTATTTCCAGGATCCCCTGGGATCGCGGGATCGCGCGCCGCTGCAGCCCTGA
- a CDS encoding DUF2065 domain-containing protein, which yields MWSDLAAALALLLVLEGLLPFLVPRRYREYLLEIARLPEGTLRLFGLISMLLGLALLAWVRG from the coding sequence ATGTGGTCGGACCTGGCAGCAGCGCTCGCGCTGCTGCTCGTTCTTGAGGGGCTGCTGCCGTTTCTGGTACCGCGCCGGTACCGGGAGTACTTGCTCGAGATCGCCCGTCTGCCGGAGGGAACGCTCAGACTGTTCGGGCTGATCTCCATGCTGCTCGGTCTTGCGTTGCTGGCCTGGGTGCGCGGCTGA
- a CDS encoding ATP phosphoribosyltransferase regulatory subunit: MDEVNRWLLPDGLEEALPAAARRLEHLRRAILDQFDVWGYDLVMPPLAEYLDSLLIGTGRELDLQTFKLTDQLTGKLMGVRADLTPQVARIDAHRLREPGTTRLCYVGTVLRTRADEWSGSRSPLQAGAELFGHDGLDSDVEIIRLMLATLERCGVREPSIDLGHVDIYRSLARMAALDPARESRFFEMLQRKAVPEIEQALAEWGLDAEVARQLRALVDLNGGAEVLTEARAVLASAPVQVSAALEHLAAVIERLHAAQPGLDIHVDLGELRGYSYHTGLVFAAFVPGSGQEIARGGRYNHIGRVFGRARAATGFSTDLKQLIRLAPVPADRARDCVLAPAQGDAGLEAAIEELRARGVRVRRLLAGEAADTLTESPRLQKRGEVWTVEET, encoded by the coding sequence ATGGACGAAGTGAACCGGTGGTTGCTGCCGGATGGCCTCGAGGAGGCTCTGCCGGCCGCGGCCCGGCGCCTGGAGCATCTGCGCCGGGCCATTCTCGACCAGTTCGATGTCTGGGGCTACGATCTGGTGATGCCGCCGCTGGCGGAGTACCTGGACTCGCTGCTGATCGGCACCGGGCGCGAACTGGATCTGCAGACTTTCAAGTTGACCGACCAGCTCACCGGCAAGCTGATGGGCGTGCGCGCGGATCTGACCCCGCAGGTGGCCAGGATCGACGCCCACCGCCTGCGCGAACCGGGAACGACCCGCCTGTGCTATGTGGGCACGGTATTGCGCACCCGGGCCGACGAGTGGTCGGGGTCGCGCAGCCCGCTGCAGGCCGGGGCCGAGCTGTTCGGGCACGACGGTCTGGACAGCGACGTCGAGATCATCCGCTTGATGCTGGCGACGCTGGAGCGCTGCGGCGTCCGCGAGCCGAGCATCGATCTCGGCCATGTCGACATTTACCGTTCCCTCGCGCGCATGGCGGCGCTCGATCCGGCGCGGGAGTCCCGCTTCTTCGAGATGCTGCAGCGCAAGGCGGTGCCCGAGATCGAGCAGGCGCTGGCCGAGTGGGGGCTCGATGCCGAGGTCGCGCGTCAGCTGCGGGCGCTGGTCGACTTGAACGGGGGCGCGGAGGTGCTCACCGAGGCGCGCGCGGTGCTGGCATCGGCGCCGGTGCAGGTGTCCGCAGCGCTCGAGCATCTGGCCGCGGTGATCGAGCGCCTGCACGCGGCCCAGCCAGGGCTGGACATCCACGTGGATCTCGGCGAACTGCGCGGCTACTCCTACCACACGGGGTTGGTGTTCGCCGCGTTCGTTCCCGGTTCGGGGCAGGAGATCGCAAGGGGCGGGCGGTACAATCACATCGGCCGGGTGTTCGGCCGCGCGCGGGCGGCCACTGGCTTCAGTACCGATCTCAAGCAGTTGATCCGACTGGCGCCCGTGCCTGCGGATCGGGCGCGCGACTGCGTGCTGGCGCCGGCGCAGGGGGATGCCGGGCTGGAGGCCGCCATTGAGGAACTGCGTGCCCGGGGGGTCCGGGTGCGGCGGCTGCTCGCGGGTGAAGCCGCGGATACATTGACCGAAAGTCCGCGCCTGCAGAAGCGCGGCGAGGTCTGGACTGTCGAGGAAACCTAG
- a CDS encoding adenylosuccinate synthase, with translation MGRFVVVLGSQWGDEGKGKIVDLLTENAAAVVRFQGGHNAGHTLVIGGHKTVLHLIPSGILRSGVECMVGNGVVLSPAALLEEIEMLEARGVPVAERLRLSESCQLILPQHVALDHAREKARGKAAIGTTGRGIGPAYEDKVARRGLRLGDLFHRERFAAKLGEVLDYHNFVLKHYFQADTIDFQAVLDESLEQAERLAPLVTDVAGRLHALRAEGKDVMFEGAQGTLLDIDHGTYPFVTSSNTTAGGASTGSGVGPRHLDYILGITKAYTTRVGAGPFPTELFDSMGEHLATRGNEFGSTTGRPRRCGWFDAAALRRAVEINSISGLCITKLDVLDGLENLQICVGYRCNGEQWEIPPAGAEAYSACEPIYEEMPGWQESTLGIRQYDDLPANAQRYLERLSSVVGVPIDMISTGPDRDETIVLRDPFAL, from the coding sequence ATGGGACGTTTCGTTGTGGTTCTGGGGAGTCAGTGGGGCGACGAGGGCAAGGGGAAGATCGTCGACCTGCTGACCGAAAATGCCGCTGCGGTCGTGCGCTTCCAGGGGGGGCACAACGCCGGGCACACGCTGGTGATCGGGGGGCACAAGACCGTGCTGCACCTGATCCCTTCCGGCATCCTGCGTTCCGGGGTCGAATGCATGGTCGGCAACGGGGTCGTGCTGTCGCCGGCCGCGCTGCTCGAGGAAATCGAGATGCTCGAGGCGCGCGGGGTTCCGGTGGCCGAACGGCTGCGGCTGTCGGAGTCCTGCCAGCTGATCCTGCCGCAGCATGTGGCGCTGGACCATGCGCGCGAGAAGGCGCGCGGCAAGGCGGCGATCGGGACCACCGGCCGTGGGATCGGTCCCGCGTACGAGGACAAGGTGGCCCGCCGCGGGCTGCGTCTGGGCGACCTGTTTCACCGCGAGCGCTTCGCGGCCAAGCTGGGCGAGGTGCTCGACTACCACAATTTCGTGCTGAAGCACTACTTCCAGGCCGACACCATCGATTTCCAGGCGGTGCTCGACGAGAGCCTCGAGCAGGCCGAGCGGCTGGCGCCGCTGGTCACCGATGTCGCCGGGCGGTTGCATGCGCTGCGCGCCGAGGGCAAGGACGTGATGTTCGAGGGTGCGCAGGGCACCCTGCTCGACATCGACCACGGCACCTACCCGTTCGTGACTTCGTCGAATACCACCGCGGGTGGCGCGTCCACCGGCTCCGGTGTCGGTCCGAGACACCTCGATTACATCCTCGGGATCACCAAGGCCTATACCACGCGGGTCGGCGCCGGGCCGTTCCCGACCGAATTGTTCGATAGCATGGGCGAGCATCTGGCGACGCGCGGGAACGAGTTCGGATCGACGACCGGTCGCCCGCGCCGCTGTGGCTGGTTCGACGCGGCGGCGTTGCGCCGCGCCGTCGAGATCAACAGCATCAGCGGCCTGTGCATTACCAAGCTCGACGTGCTCGACGGCCTGGAAAACCTGCAGATCTGCGTCGGTTATCGCTGTAACGGCGAACAGTGGGAAATCCCGCCGGCGGGTGCCGAGGCCTACTCGGCCTGCGAGCCGATCTACGAGGAGATGCCGGGGTGGCAGGAGTCGACCCTCGGGATCCGACAGTACGACGACCTGCCGGCCAACGCCCAGCGTTACCTGGAACGCCTGAGCAGCGTGGTCGGGGTGCCGATCGATATGATTTCCACCGGGCCGGACCGCGACGAAACCATCGTGCTGCGTGACCCGTTTGCGCTCTGA